One window of Desulfovibrio sp. genomic DNA carries:
- a CDS encoding aminotransferase class IV: protein MFFETIKVLDGNIMNLDLHMARLTKTVQHFFPDCPPPVLSITVPPMFKNGLYRCRVTYSQKIERVEFIPYVRRQITTLALIEAPAISYGWKSCDRSELEALKKASGHDEVIIVKNGAITDTSFSNLVFESDAGLFTPATFLLPGVQRSNLINSGIVRETTITVDDLYNYRRVFLINAMLDLEDAISFTISTLQKTGNAHSPSLHTFSFLSDCPTQG, encoded by the coding sequence ATGTTTTTTGAAACCATTAAAGTGCTCGACGGCAACATAATGAATCTTGACCTGCACATGGCAAGATTAACAAAGACCGTGCAACACTTTTTTCCAGACTGCCCCCCTCCGGTGTTATCCATAACCGTTCCCCCAATGTTTAAAAATGGCCTGTACCGTTGCCGTGTAACGTATTCTCAAAAAATAGAGCGTGTTGAATTTATCCCATACGTACGCCGACAGATCACGACTCTGGCACTGATTGAGGCTCCCGCCATAAGCTACGGCTGGAAATCCTGTGACAGGTCAGAGCTTGAGGCATTAAAAAAAGCATCCGGCCACGATGAAGTAATTATTGTAAAAAACGGAGCCATCACCGATACGTCTTTTTCAAATCTGGTCTTTGAAAGTGACGCAGGGCTTTTTACACCAGCAACATTTCTTCTGCCGGGCGTACAGCGATCAAATTTGATAAACAGTGGAATTGTACGCGAAACCACTATTACTGTTGATGACCTTTACAACTATCGCCGTGTCTTTCTGATCAATGCCATGCTTGATCTGGAAGATGCAATTTCATTTACAATAAGCACCCTTCAAAAAACAGGAAACGCGCACTCGCCTTCATTGCATACATTTTCATTTTTGTCTGATTGTCCGACGCAAGGGTGA
- a CDS encoding HD-GYP domain-containing protein: MASVRISIARLKPGMFVVDAGISWLEDPHLYQNEGLIISEAEIKSIKRQGFAEVCYDPTRSQIQALPEDKAAPRTLLSDEIYVARGAFSSAYGHVRSFMQSAACGNVEVAAVEPCLNSIVKSVARNRNALLLLANLKSLDDYMYRHSVNVAIFAVAFGQYLGLEDEELRRIGIAALFHDYGKALLPPNILNAPRKLDASEMQIMRTHVECGYEKLRSSGKFSHEVLSAILQHHERHDGSGYPYQLAGDEIGLYGRIISICDVYDALASKRVYKDAIHPKHALGTLFKMSENAWAPGFAEHFIKMVGIFPIGTAVLLSNGQKGIVCHSEPLSPSLPSVLLVRDCEHGVRPLRLFDLSRQKTVNVNRSLSKTETAYWDIPTLLDSANEEEMA; encoded by the coding sequence ATGGCATCAGTGCGTATTTCCATAGCCCGCCTCAAGCCCGGCATGTTTGTGGTGGATGCTGGCATCTCGTGGCTTGAAGACCCGCACCTTTATCAGAATGAAGGCCTGATTATCTCAGAGGCCGAGATCAAGAGCATCAAACGGCAAGGATTTGCCGAGGTCTGCTATGATCCGACCCGCTCGCAGATTCAGGCCCTGCCAGAAGATAAAGCCGCGCCGCGAACCTTGCTCTCTGACGAAATTTACGTGGCACGCGGGGCTTTTTCCTCTGCGTATGGTCATGTGCGTTCTTTTATGCAAAGCGCTGCCTGTGGCAATGTTGAGGTTGCCGCTGTGGAGCCCTGCCTCAACTCTATAGTAAAAAGCGTGGCTCGTAACCGTAACGCACTGCTTTTACTTGCCAATCTCAAGAGTCTTGATGACTACATGTACCGGCACAGCGTAAATGTGGCGATATTTGCCGTGGCTTTTGGGCAGTATCTGGGGCTGGAGGATGAAGAGCTGCGCCGTATCGGCATTGCCGCGCTTTTTCACGATTATGGCAAGGCGCTGTTGCCGCCCAACATTCTGAATGCGCCGCGCAAGCTTGATGCCAGCGAAATGCAGATCATGCGCACCCACGTTGAATGCGGCTACGAAAAGCTGAGAAGCTCCGGCAAGTTTTCGCATGAGGTTTTGTCGGCCATTTTGCAGCACCACGAAAGGCACGATGGCTCCGGCTACCCCTATCAGCTGGCGGGCGACGAAATAGGCCTTTACGGGCGCATTATTTCCATTTGCGATGTGTACGATGCCCTGGCCTCCAAGCGGGTGTACAAGGATGCCATCCACCCCAAGCACGCTCTGGGAACCCTGTTTAAAATGAGCGAAAATGCCTGGGCCCCGGGCTTTGCCGAGCATTTCATCAAGATGGTGGGTATCTTCCCCATCGGTACGGCTGTGCTGCTCTCTAACGGGCAAAAGGGCATTGTGTGCCATTCAGAACCGCTCTCGCCTTCGCTGCCAAGCGTGCTGCTGGTGCGCGACTGCGAGCACGGCGTGAGGCCCCTGCGGCTGTTTGACCTCTCGCGGCAAAAAACCGTTAACGTCAACAGGTCGCTCTCCAAAACAGAAACAGCGTACTGGGATATTCCCACACTGCTTGATTCTGCCAACGAAGAAGAAATGGCCTGA
- a CDS encoding multidrug efflux SMR transporter has translation MAWLYLVLAGFLEIGWPIGLKLGWTEEGIRVLWLAFAIACILFSGLFLLMAQKEIPMGTAYAVWTGIGAVGTFVVGIVAFGDAASIMRIASAGLIIAGVIGLKFA, from the coding sequence ATGGCATGGCTGTACCTTGTGCTGGCGGGATTTCTTGAAATCGGCTGGCCCATCGGGCTCAAGCTGGGCTGGACAGAAGAAGGCATCCGCGTGTTATGGCTGGCCTTTGCCATCGCCTGTATTTTGTTCAGCGGTCTTTTTCTGCTTATGGCGCAAAAAGAAATTCCCATGGGCACGGCCTATGCCGTGTGGACAGGCATCGGGGCGGTGGGCACGTTTGTGGTGGGTATTGTTGCCTTTGGCGATGCGGCCTCAATCATGCGCATTGCATCTGCCGGGTTGATCATAGCCGGGGTTATCGGCCTCAAGTTTGCCTGA
- a CDS encoding L,D-transpeptidase family protein, giving the protein MQKALISACLGLFALLCGSNGISECQAADTNIEVVAAGTTGTLVVYGNANGKREELLRTDAYVGKNGCDTDKHEGDGKTPVGVFEIRRGFGLAIPPAVSIDYAQLKGGEQWVDDVASARYNQWVTKATTPVDWKSAENLPKETVAYKYVAVIEYNTTNIVKGAGSAIFLHCSLGKPTSGCVSVSEEAMVKILGLIKPGTHIAIARSEAEMQSLVK; this is encoded by the coding sequence ATGCAAAAAGCACTGATTTCGGCCTGCCTTGGCCTTTTTGCCCTGCTTTGCGGTAGCAACGGCATAAGCGAATGCCAGGCCGCCGACACCAATATTGAGGTCGTGGCGGCGGGTACTACAGGCACCCTGGTGGTGTACGGCAATGCAAACGGCAAGCGCGAGGAGCTGCTGCGCACAGATGCCTATGTGGGCAAAAACGGCTGTGACACAGACAAGCACGAGGGCGATGGCAAAACCCCTGTGGGCGTATTTGAGATACGCCGCGGCTTTGGCCTTGCAATCCCCCCCGCGGTGAGCATTGACTACGCCCAGCTCAAGGGCGGCGAGCAATGGGTGGATGACGTGGCCTCTGCCCGCTACAACCAGTGGGTGACAAAGGCCACGACCCCAGTGGACTGGAAATCTGCCGAAAACCTGCCCAAGGAGACGGTAGCCTACAAGTATGTGGCTGTTATTGAATACAATACCACCAACATCGTCAAGGGCGCTGGGTCGGCCATTTTTCTGCACTGTTCGCTTGGCAAGCCCACCTCTGGCTGCGTAAGCGTGTCTGAAGAAGCCATGGTCAAAATTCTGGGCCTCATCAAGCCCGGCACGCACATTGCCATTGCACGCTCAGAGGCCGAGATGCAAAGCCTTGTAAAGTAG
- a CDS encoding class I SAM-dependent methyltransferase → MHFLIRLALHDLPSDARILCVGVGTGAEMIALAQHNPHWTFTGVDPSADMLEVCHERLQLAGIGERCTLQQGYVHDVPASPVYDAALSVLVGHFVSREDRCTFYGGMCQRLKQGGHFINTEISCDLDSPEFGGMLACWEQVQALMGATPQAIAAIPLVLREKLCVLPPFEVEEAMRVACVQLPTRFFQAFMITGWHGRRL, encoded by the coding sequence ATGCATTTTTTGATACGGCTGGCCCTGCATGATTTGCCGTCTGATGCCCGTATCTTGTGTGTGGGAGTGGGAACAGGTGCAGAAATGATTGCCTTGGCCCAGCACAATCCGCATTGGACGTTTACGGGGGTTGACCCCTCTGCCGACATGCTTGAGGTGTGCCATGAGCGGTTGCAACTCGCGGGCATTGGCGAAAGGTGCACCCTACAGCAGGGCTATGTGCATGATGTGCCAGCCAGCCCGGTGTATGATGCCGCGCTCAGCGTGCTGGTGGGGCATTTTGTAAGCAGGGAGGATCGTTGCACCTTTTACGGGGGTATGTGCCAGCGGCTCAAGCAGGGAGGGCATTTTATAAATACCGAAATCAGCTGCGACCTTGATTCGCCGGAATTTGGCGGCATGCTTGCCTGTTGGGAGCAGGTGCAAGCCCTCATGGGGGCCACCCCCCAAGCAATTGCGGCTATCCCCTTGGTGCTGCGAGAAAAACTATGTGTGCTGCCACCTTTTGAGGTGGAAGAAGCAATGCGGGTAGCCTGTGTGCAATTGCCAACGCGGTTTTTTCAAGCCTTTATGATAACTGGCTGGCATGGACGCAGGCTGTAG
- a CDS encoding HD-GYP domain-containing protein, whose product MKPVKISVSQLRQGMMIVAPTTSWINAPYVYGKPGLIKSAEEIRHIIASGYTEAYYDPEKSQLTHSEPLHDAQTPLAEELCRARDLYFDAFSYIKNLMQEKKVGAIEVSTLRGFVNEIVHSLHRNFNALLLITTIKKTNDYTYRHSINVAIFSIAFSRFLGLDEDETFNTGMAGLFHDYGKAFVPQQVLNAPRSLSQQETNIIRSHVKRGHDNLKDLPWTNPVILDGILHHHERHDGTGYPHKLAGDEISLHGGIISICDVYDALTSSRVYKNAIPPSQAVKKLFKSSGQAWKPGLAEQFIKLVGIFPVGTVVHLSNDTTGIVCQQDQHAPLKPTVLVIQKKDRPYSPYYLKLAQNEQVSINRVLVSSELASITNSKFYRMLLERSGG is encoded by the coding sequence ATGAAGCCGGTCAAGATCAGCGTGTCGCAGCTACGTCAGGGAATGATGATAGTTGCGCCTACCACTTCATGGATAAATGCCCCGTATGTCTACGGCAAACCTGGCCTGATCAAAAGCGCCGAAGAAATCAGGCACATCATTGCCAGCGGCTACACAGAGGCCTACTACGACCCGGAAAAATCGCAGCTAACCCACTCCGAACCCCTGCATGACGCGCAAACCCCGCTGGCCGAAGAACTGTGCCGCGCCCGCGATCTGTACTTTGATGCATTCAGTTACATCAAAAACCTTATGCAGGAAAAAAAGGTGGGAGCCATCGAGGTTTCTACCCTGCGTGGATTTGTAAACGAGATCGTGCACAGCCTGCACCGCAATTTCAACGCCCTGCTGCTCATCACAACAATCAAGAAAACAAACGATTATACCTACCGGCACAGCATCAACGTTGCCATTTTTTCCATCGCCTTTTCGCGGTTTCTGGGGCTGGACGAAGACGAAACCTTCAATACCGGCATGGCCGGGCTGTTTCATGACTACGGCAAGGCCTTTGTGCCGCAGCAGGTTTTGAACGCCCCGCGCAGCCTCAGCCAGCAGGAAACAAACATCATCCGCTCGCATGTCAAACGCGGGCATGACAACCTGAAAGACCTGCCCTGGACAAACCCAGTTATTCTTGATGGCATTTTGCACCACCATGAGAGGCACGATGGCACGGGATACCCACACAAGCTTGCGGGCGACGAGATAAGCCTGCACGGCGGCATTATTTCCATTTGCGACGTGTACGACGCACTGACATCTTCGCGGGTATACAAAAACGCCATTCCGCCCTCGCAGGCAGTAAAAAAGCTGTTCAAAAGCTCTGGTCAGGCGTGGAAGCCGGGGCTGGCGGAACAGTTCATCAAGCTGGTGGGCATTTTTCCTGTGGGTACGGTGGTTCACCTCTCCAACGACACCACCGGCATTGTGTGCCAGCAGGACCAGCACGCCCCCCTCAAGCCCACGGTGCTTGTCATACAGAAAAAAGACCGCCCATACTCCCCCTACTATCTCAAACTTGCGCAGAATGAACAGGTGAGCATCAACAGGGTGCTTGTTTCCTCTGAGCTTGCCAGCATCACAAACAGCAAGTTTTACCGCATGCTGCTTGAAAGGTCGGGAGGATAA